A window of Eubacteriaceae bacterium ES3 contains these coding sequences:
- the rbfA gene encoding 30S ribosome-binding factor RbfA, translating to MGSHRIERINGQIQRELSLLVLQKIKDSRIRDKNVSITQVKATPDLKTATVYVSILGDEEEKENVLEVLNHASSFLRSNLGHTIKLHSVPALTFVMDNSVEYGMHIESILNDIKKKKEIQGNDEENS from the coding sequence ATGGGATCACATCGTATAGAAAGAATCAACGGACAAATTCAGCGGGAGTTAAGCCTGCTTGTTCTCCAGAAAATCAAGGATTCTCGAATTCGCGATAAAAATGTGAGCATTACCCAGGTGAAGGCGACCCCTGATTTAAAAACAGCGACCGTATATGTGAGTATTTTGGGAGATGAGGAAGAAAAGGAAAATGTACTGGAAGTGCTTAATCATGCCAGTAGCTTTTTACGTTCTAATCTGGGCCATACAATTAAATTGCATTCAGTACCGGCGCTAACCTTTGTGATGGATAATTCTGTGGAATATGGTATGCATATCGAATCCATTTTGAATGACATCAAAAAAAAGAAGGAGATCCAGGGAAATGATGAAGAGAATTCCTGA
- a CDS encoding bifunctional oligoribonuclease/PAP phosphatase NrnA, producing the protein MMKRIPEDVLLCLNENHRFLILLHQKPDGDAIGSAITMGKGLKSLGKEVDYYIETPVEEKLQFFDEVKFFNEKLDDHYDVVLILDCSTMAYCYLPELMPTYKTLLVIDHHKSNLGYGDLNFLEITGATAELVFRVVKALDANFDEEMADATFTGISTDTGSFQFSNVTSETHLILSYLYELKDNYSALSKILHHEKNIDQMKMTGAAIKSLEILDGLPIAFMLLDYNTISRYGGLINISDDIANIGQNTIGVAMTALLKEVKPGEYRVSLRARYPYDIHEIAVKYGGGGHERAAGFNYNGDIQNIKQELMVMYQSQCDKDV; encoded by the coding sequence ATGATGAAGAGAATTCCTGAAGATGTTCTTCTTTGCCTCAATGAAAATCATCGTTTTCTGATACTTCTCCATCAGAAACCCGATGGTGATGCAATTGGTTCAGCGATTACCATGGGAAAAGGACTTAAAAGCTTAGGCAAAGAGGTTGATTATTATATAGAAACACCAGTCGAGGAAAAACTTCAATTTTTCGATGAGGTGAAGTTTTTTAACGAAAAACTGGATGATCATTACGACGTGGTGCTCATCCTTGATTGTTCGACGATGGCATATTGCTATCTTCCTGAGTTAATGCCAACTTACAAGACGCTATTGGTCATTGATCATCATAAAAGTAATCTTGGTTACGGAGATCTGAATTTTCTGGAAATAACTGGTGCGACAGCGGAACTTGTTTTCCGGGTTGTTAAAGCGCTTGACGCGAATTTTGACGAAGAGATGGCAGATGCTACATTTACCGGGATTTCTACGGATACAGGTAGTTTTCAGTTTTCGAATGTTACCTCAGAAACACATTTGATTTTAAGCTATCTTTATGAGCTCAAAGATAATTATTCAGCACTTTCAAAAATACTTCACCATGAGAAGAATATTGATCAGATGAAGATGACAGGTGCGGCGATCAAGTCGCTGGAAATTCTTGATGGTCTGCCCATCGCCTTTATGTTGTTAGATTATAATACCATTAGTCGTTACGGTGGTCTTATTAACATCAGTGATGATATTGCCAATATTGGTCAAAATACCATTGGCGTTGCGATGACCGCCCTTTTAAAAGAGGTGAAGCCTGGGGAGTACCGAGTTTCGCTGCGGGCCAGATATCCTTATGATATTCATGAAATAGCAGTGAAATATGGAGGCGGCGGACACGAACGGGCAGCAGGTTTTAACTATAATGGCGATATTCAGAACATTAAACAGGAATTGATGGTCATGTATCAGTCACAGTGTGATAAAGATGTATAA